Proteins found in one Halobaculum sp. MBLA0147 genomic segment:
- a CDS encoding nicotinate phosphoribosyltransferase, with protein MTDDTTPPDAEAASDAGAPADATATAATADATGPSAEPFDTVDTAAILEGRATDAYFRRTRETLTAADRDPHVVAEVTADQFPTGTFEVLAGVENAVSLLAGRGVDVDALPPGTCFDGGPVLRIEGSYLAFAELETALLGFLSHATGVATAALACRVAAPETTLLSFGARHVHPALAGMVERSALQAGFDGFSHVAAGEQLDREPSGTMPHALVICFGRAERAAAWRAFADASPEDTPVVALCDTYGDEVEEVLAAAAELGEDLDGVRLDTTGSRRGDFRHVAREVAWELDARGRDDVDVFLSGGLGPADLRRLRDVADGFGVGGSVSNADPVDFSLDLVTVDGEPAAKRGKLSGAKSVYRTPEGGHHVGRRDRAGPADGESLLEPVVRNGEVVRSFEIDATAERALAEADRVGFRE; from the coding sequence GTGACAGACGACACGACACCGCCGGACGCCGAGGCGGCGTCCGACGCTGGAGCCCCGGCGGACGCCACGGCGACTGCAGCGACCGCGGACGCCACGGGACCGTCTGCGGAGCCGTTCGACACCGTCGACACCGCGGCGATCCTCGAGGGGCGCGCGACGGACGCCTACTTCCGGCGGACGCGCGAGACGCTGACGGCGGCCGACCGCGACCCACACGTCGTCGCGGAGGTGACCGCCGACCAGTTCCCGACGGGGACGTTCGAGGTGCTCGCGGGCGTCGAGAACGCCGTCTCGCTGCTCGCCGGGCGAGGTGTCGACGTGGACGCACTCCCGCCGGGGACGTGTTTCGACGGTGGGCCAGTGCTCCGGATCGAGGGGTCGTACCTCGCGTTCGCGGAGTTGGAGACGGCGCTGCTGGGGTTCCTCTCGCACGCGACCGGCGTCGCGACGGCCGCACTGGCGTGTCGCGTGGCCGCGCCGGAGACGACCCTGCTGTCCTTCGGCGCACGCCACGTCCACCCGGCGCTCGCCGGGATGGTCGAGCGGAGCGCACTCCAGGCGGGGTTCGACGGGTTCTCGCACGTCGCCGCCGGCGAGCAGTTGGACCGCGAGCCGTCGGGGACGATGCCACACGCACTGGTGATCTGCTTCGGCCGCGCGGAGCGCGCGGCGGCGTGGCGAGCCTTCGCGGACGCGAGTCCCGAGGACACCCCGGTGGTCGCGCTGTGCGACACCTACGGCGACGAGGTCGAGGAGGTGTTGGCCGCCGCCGCGGAGTTGGGGGAGGACCTCGACGGGGTCCGACTCGACACGACCGGCTCGCGGCGCGGCGACTTCCGGCACGTCGCCCGCGAGGTCGCGTGGGAACTGGACGCCCGCGGCCGCGACGACGTGGACGTGTTCCTCTCGGGCGGACTCGGCCCCGCGGACCTGCGGCGGCTCCGCGACGTGGCCGACGGGTTCGGCGTCGGCGGCTCCGTCTCGAACGCCGATCCGGTGGACTTCTCGCTGGACCTGGTGACGGTGGACGGCGAACCGGCGGCCAAACGCGGGAAACTCTCGGGCGCGAAGTCGGTGTACCGCACGCCCGAGGGGGGCCACCACGTCGGCCGGCGGGATCGCGCGGGCCCCGCAGACGGGGAGTCGCTGTTGGAGCCGGTGGTGCGGAACGGCGAGGTCGTCCGCTCGTTCGAGATCGACGCGACCGCCGAGCGGGCACTCGCGGAGGCCGACCGTGTCGGGTTCCGGGAGTGA
- a CDS encoding excinuclease ABC subunit C: MDAAKLRERAAAFPTDPGVYQFLAGETVLYVGKAVDLRDRVRSYADPRSARIARMVERADTLDYAVTDTETQALLLEANLIKRHSPRFNVRLKDDKSYPLVQLTAHPVPRIEVTRDPDEGATVFGPFTSVGRVETVVKALRETYGLRGCSDHEYDTRDRPCLDYEVGLCTAPCVDEIDSETYAEDVTSVRRFLEGETGILADPMERAMEAAAAAQEFERAANLRDRLDVVRAFHGEGEAAISDEAGRESAVDVLGATVEGDRAVVARLHSEDGQLVDRSRHTLDAPEGSDGVAAVLSAFLVQYYAERSFPDAILLSERPDEREVREWLETEGVAVRVPGAGREGKLVDLALKNARSGPTRTDELGALADALRIARPERIEGFDVSHAQGRHAVGSNVCFVDGSAEKSAYRRKKLTDRNDDYDNMRELLRWRADRAVEGRDDRPDPDLLVIDGGDGQLGAATDALAATGWDVPAVALAKEEELVITDDRVHDWADDAAHLHVLQRVRDEAHRFAVQYHQKLRDDVSTVLDEVPGVGPQTRERLLRRFGSVENVRAASHDALTDVDGVGDATAETIRSRL; this comes from the coding sequence ATGGACGCGGCCAAACTCCGAGAGCGTGCGGCGGCGTTCCCGACCGACCCCGGGGTGTACCAGTTCCTCGCCGGCGAGACGGTGTTGTACGTCGGGAAGGCGGTTGACCTGCGGGACCGGGTGCGGTCGTACGCCGACCCGCGGTCGGCTCGGATCGCGCGGATGGTCGAGCGTGCGGACACACTGGACTACGCCGTCACCGACACGGAGACGCAGGCACTGTTGTTGGAGGCGAACCTGATCAAGCGCCACAGTCCGCGGTTCAACGTCCGGCTGAAAGACGACAAGTCGTACCCGCTGGTGCAGTTGACCGCCCACCCGGTCCCGCGGATCGAGGTGACCCGCGACCCCGACGAGGGAGCGACCGTCTTCGGCCCGTTCACCAGCGTCGGGCGCGTGGAGACGGTCGTCAAGGCGCTGCGGGAGACGTACGGGCTGCGCGGCTGTTCCGACCACGAGTACGACACCCGCGACCGCCCGTGTCTCGACTACGAGGTCGGGCTGTGTACCGCGCCGTGTGTCGACGAGATCGACTCCGAGACGTACGCCGAGGACGTGACCAGCGTCCGGCGGTTCCTCGAGGGCGAGACGGGGATCCTCGCGGACCCGATGGAGCGGGCGATGGAGGCGGCCGCCGCCGCCCAGGAGTTCGAGCGCGCCGCCAACCTCCGGGACCGTCTCGACGTGGTGCGAGCCTTCCACGGCGAGGGTGAGGCGGCGATCAGCGACGAGGCCGGTCGGGAGTCGGCGGTGGACGTGCTCGGGGCGACCGTCGAGGGGGACCGGGCGGTCGTCGCGCGACTCCACAGCGAGGACGGCCAACTCGTCGACCGGTCGCGCCACACCCTCGACGCGCCCGAGGGGAGCGACGGCGTCGCGGCCGTGTTGTCGGCGTTCCTCGTCCAGTACTACGCCGAGCGATCGTTCCCGGACGCGATCCTCCTCTCGGAGCGGCCCGACGAGCGGGAGGTCCGCGAGTGGCTGGAGACGGAGGGCGTCGCCGTCCGCGTCCCCGGCGCGGGTCGCGAGGGGAAACTCGTCGATCTCGCGTTGAAGAACGCCCGCAGTGGCCCGACCCGGACGGACGAACTCGGTGCGCTGGCGGACGCGCTGAGGATCGCCCGTCCCGAGCGGATCGAGGGGTTCGACGTGTCCCACGCGCAGGGGCGACACGCCGTCGGATCGAACGTCTGTTTCGTGGACGGGTCGGCGGAGAAGTCGGCCTACCGGCGCAAGAAGCTCACCGACCGGAACGACGACTACGACAACATGCGGGAGTTGCTGCGGTGGCGTGCCGACCGCGCCGTCGAGGGACGCGACGACCGGCCGGACCCGGACCTGCTCGTGATCGACGGCGGGGACGGGCAACTCGGCGCGGCGACGGACGCGCTGGCGGCGACCGGCTGGGACGTGCCCGCCGTCGCGTTGGCGAAGGAGGAGGAACTGGTGATCACGGACGACCGCGTCCACGACTGGGCCGACGACGCGGCCCACCTCCACGTGCTCCAGCGCGTCCGCGACGAGGCCCACCGCTTCGCGGTCCAGTACCACCAGAAGCTCCGCGACGACGTGTCGACGGTGTTGGACGAGGTGCCGGGTGTCGGCCCGCAGACGCGCGAACGACTCCTGCGGCGGTTCGGCTCCGTCGAGAACGTCCGCGCGGCGAGTCACGACGCGCTCACCGACGTGGACGGCGTCGGGGACGCCACCGCCGAGACGATCCGGTCGCGGCTGTGA